The sequence AAGAAAGAGGGCAAAATAGAAAGCCCTAAAAGATGTTACTACCAAGCTAAGGAGGTTTAGGATGATTTCTAAAAGGATGGAGGAAGCGCTGAACAATCAAATAAATGAGGAGTTGTATTCCGCTTATCTGTATCTGTCCATGTCTGCGTGGTTTGATTCTATTGGACTGAAGGGTTTTGCCAACTGGATGATGGTACAATACAAGGAGGAGACAGATCACGCTATGAAATTATTTAATTATTTAGCAAGACAAGGTGCAAAGATAGAGCTTAAGGCAATTGCTGAACCACCTAAGGAGTGGAAGTCCCCTCTTCATGCAATGGAGGAAACCCTGAAGCATGAGCAGCATATAACTAAATGCATCAACGAACTTGTTGATTTGGCTGAAAAACTGAAGGATAGGGCAACATACAATATGTTACAATGGTTCGTCGATGAGCAGGTTGAGGAAGAGGAGAACGATAGGGATATAATCGATAAACTCAAACTTGTTGAGGATAGCAAACACGGGATTTTGCTTGTGGATAAAGAGTTGGCCCAAAGGCAGTATACACCCGAGGTGTAAAAAATAAAAGGAGGTGTCGTTATGACGCAGAAGTTACAGGTATGGAAGTGTGATGTTTGTGGCAATATTGTCGAGGTAATTCATGAAGGTGCTGATGCATTGGTGTGCTGCGGTCAGCCTATGAAACTTTTAGAGGAACAGACAGCCGACTCATCCACAGAGAAGCATGTTCCTTTTATCGCAAGAGAGGGAAATGCTTATGTGGTTAAGGTCGGCGAGAATCAAGCTCATCCTATGGAGGAGAAGCACTATATAGAATGGATTGAGCTCATAGTAGATGGCGTTGTTTACAGGAAGTTTTTAAAACCTGGAGATGCGCCTGAAGCAAGATTTGAAGTTCTTGAGGGTAAAGAGGTTTCTGCAAGGGAGCTTTGCAACATCCACGGTTTGTGGGCAAAGAAATAGGGCAATAAAAAAAGG comes from Hippea maritima DSM 10411 and encodes:
- a CDS encoding ferritin, which translates into the protein MISKRMEEALNNQINEELYSAYLYLSMSAWFDSIGLKGFANWMMVQYKEETDHAMKLFNYLARQGAKIELKAIAEPPKEWKSPLHAMEETLKHEQHITKCINELVDLAEKLKDRATYNMLQWFVDEQVEEEENDRDIIDKLKLVEDSKHGILLVDKELAQRQYTPEV
- a CDS encoding desulfoferrodoxin, with amino-acid sequence MTQKLQVWKCDVCGNIVEVIHEGADALVCCGQPMKLLEEQTADSSTEKHVPFIAREGNAYVVKVGENQAHPMEEKHYIEWIELIVDGVVYRKFLKPGDAPEARFEVLEGKEVSARELCNIHGLWAKK